The Arachis ipaensis cultivar K30076 chromosome B07, Araip1.1, whole genome shotgun sequence genome includes a window with the following:
- the LOC107605882 gene encoding nephrocystin-3 isoform X2 translates to MPTPAFTFYSTMSASASFLAPSPSFAPFRGSKEVPRMFSVSDLKSIACNKKENRTSKLYIIPITTVTRFCASRASLESLHFADTNANQNHRINEFETELNEFFDEVKTMIRMGKRDDALDLLNAGSKGIQEAAILDVLALGYVAVGDLKTVAFLLNVMRKVIDNLKDDTPHLDLILMHMGSMYSTLSKFGKSLDTYQRAFNIMERTYGKDSPFLVTPYLAMAKVLGSTGKATKAIEKYQSAITILESKRGAESKDLVVPLLGLGNLLLKERRVNDAETHFTRVLDIYTKSYGQNDGRIGLAMSSLAQVKCAQGKSDEAINLYEHALHVMKDSNYLSADDSIMEKMRVDLAELLHAVGRAQEGRELLEECLLITERHKGKGHPGLVTHMINLATSYSRSKNYAEAEHLLRRSLEIMIKQKGSDDQSVSFPMLQLAVTLYHLKQDEEAEKLALDALRIREKAFGEDSLPVGEALDCLVSIQTRVGKDESELVVLLRRILGIQEKEFGYESEEVLVTVKKIVFLLDKLGRRDEMLPLQRRLSLLRKKYKQMIHH, encoded by the exons ATGCCAACACCAGCTTTCACTTTCTACTCTACAATGTCAGCTTCAGCTTCGTTTCTTGCTCCGTCCCCCTCTTTCGCTCCATTCAG GGGTAGCAAAGAGGTTCCACGTATGTTTTCAGTGTCTGACCTGAAAAGCATAGCATGCAACAAAAAGGAGAATCGCACTTCAAAGCTTTACATTATACCCATCACCACTGTTACTCGCTTTTGTGCCTCAAGAGCTTCACTTGAGTCCTTGCACTTTGCTGACACTAATGCTAATCAAAATCACAG AATAAACGAATTTGAGACAGAGTTGAACGAGTTCTTTGATGAAGTGAAAACAATGATTAGAATGGGAAAAAGAGATGATGCTCTTGACCTACTT AATGCCGGCTCTAAAGGCATTCAAGAAGCTGCAATTCTGGATGTCTTAGCGCTGGGTTATGTGGCTGTTGGAGACCTAAAAACTGTTGCTTTTTTGTTGAATGTG ATGAGAAAAGTGATTGACAATTTGAAAGATGACACACCACATCTAGATTTGATACTTATGCATATGGGAAGTATGTATTCAACATTGAGCAAGTTTGGAAAATCACTGGACACATATCAAAGGGCTTTCAACATTATGGAAAGGACCTATG GTAAGGACAGCCCTTTTCTTGTCACACCCTATTTGGCTATGGCAAAGGTTCTTGGTTCAACTGGAAAAGCAACAAAAGCCATAGAGAAATACCAGTCTGCAATAACTATTTTGGAGTCTAAGAGAGGTGCTGAAAGTAAGGATTTGGTTGTACCTTTACTTGGTCTTGGCAATCTTTTACTGAAAGAAAGAAGAGTCAACGACGCAGAAACTCATTTTACTAG GGTTCTCGACATATACACAAAGTCATATGGACAAAATGATGGAAGAATTGGATTGGCCATGAGTTCCCTAGCCCAAGTTAAGTGTGCTCAAG GGAAGTCAGATGAAGCAATCAATTTGTATGAACATGCACTTCATGTCATGAAAGATTCCAATTACTTGTCGGCAGATGACAGCATCATGGAAAAGATGAGGGTAGATCTTGCTGAGTTGCTTCATGCTGTCGGGAG AGCACAAGAAGGCAGAGAATTATTAGAGGAATGCTTATTAATCACAGAGAGGCACAAAGGAAAAGGTCACCCCGGCTTAGTGACACACATGATAAATCTTGCAACTTCATATTCCCGATCGAAGAATTATGCAGAGGCCGAGCACTTGTTGAGAAGAAGTTTGGAAATAATGATAAAGCAGAAAGGAAGCGATGACCAGTCCGTCAGCTTTCCAATGTTGCAACTTGCAGTTACGCTTTACCACTTGAAACAAGATGAAGAAGCTGAGAAACTGGCACTGGATGCTTTGCGCATCCGTGAGAAGGCATTTGGAGAAGATTCTCTTCCAGTTG GGGAGGCTTTGGACTGTTTGGTGTCTATTCAAACTCGAGTTGGTAAAGATGAGAGCGAGTTAGTTGTGCTACTTAGAAGGATTCTAGGTATACAAGAGAAAGAATTTGGATACGAGAGTGAGGAAGTTTTGGTTACAGTGAAAAAGATTGTATTCTTGTTGGATAAACTAGGGAGAAGAGATGAAATGCTTCCCTTGCAGAGGAGGTTGTCTCTGCTTAGAAAGAAGTATAAGCAGATGATTCATCACTGA
- the LOC107605882 gene encoding nephrocystin-3 isoform X1, which produces MPTPAFTFYSTMSASASFLAPSPSFAPFRGSKEVPRMFSVSDLKSIACNKKENRTSKLYIIPITTVTRFCASRASLESLHFADTNANQNHRINEFETELNEFFDEVKTMIRMGKRDDALDLLNANYEVVKDRMNAGSKGIQEAAILDVLALGYVAVGDLKTVAFLLNVMRKVIDNLKDDTPHLDLILMHMGSMYSTLSKFGKSLDTYQRAFNIMERTYGKDSPFLVTPYLAMAKVLGSTGKATKAIEKYQSAITILESKRGAESKDLVVPLLGLGNLLLKERRVNDAETHFTRVLDIYTKSYGQNDGRIGLAMSSLAQVKCAQGKSDEAINLYEHALHVMKDSNYLSADDSIMEKMRVDLAELLHAVGRAQEGRELLEECLLITERHKGKGHPGLVTHMINLATSYSRSKNYAEAEHLLRRSLEIMIKQKGSDDQSVSFPMLQLAVTLYHLKQDEEAEKLALDALRIREKAFGEDSLPVGEALDCLVSIQTRVGKDESELVVLLRRILGIQEKEFGYESEEVLVTVKKIVFLLDKLGRRDEMLPLQRRLSLLRKKYKQMIHH; this is translated from the exons ATGCCAACACCAGCTTTCACTTTCTACTCTACAATGTCAGCTTCAGCTTCGTTTCTTGCTCCGTCCCCCTCTTTCGCTCCATTCAG GGGTAGCAAAGAGGTTCCACGTATGTTTTCAGTGTCTGACCTGAAAAGCATAGCATGCAACAAAAAGGAGAATCGCACTTCAAAGCTTTACATTATACCCATCACCACTGTTACTCGCTTTTGTGCCTCAAGAGCTTCACTTGAGTCCTTGCACTTTGCTGACACTAATGCTAATCAAAATCACAG AATAAACGAATTTGAGACAGAGTTGAACGAGTTCTTTGATGAAGTGAAAACAATGATTAGAATGGGAAAAAGAGATGATGCTCTTGACCTACTTAATGCAAATTATGAAGTGGTCAAAGATCGGATGAATGCCGGCTCTAAAGGCATTCAAGAAGCTGCAATTCTGGATGTCTTAGCGCTGGGTTATGTGGCTGTTGGAGACCTAAAAACTGTTGCTTTTTTGTTGAATGTG ATGAGAAAAGTGATTGACAATTTGAAAGATGACACACCACATCTAGATTTGATACTTATGCATATGGGAAGTATGTATTCAACATTGAGCAAGTTTGGAAAATCACTGGACACATATCAAAGGGCTTTCAACATTATGGAAAGGACCTATG GTAAGGACAGCCCTTTTCTTGTCACACCCTATTTGGCTATGGCAAAGGTTCTTGGTTCAACTGGAAAAGCAACAAAAGCCATAGAGAAATACCAGTCTGCAATAACTATTTTGGAGTCTAAGAGAGGTGCTGAAAGTAAGGATTTGGTTGTACCTTTACTTGGTCTTGGCAATCTTTTACTGAAAGAAAGAAGAGTCAACGACGCAGAAACTCATTTTACTAG GGTTCTCGACATATACACAAAGTCATATGGACAAAATGATGGAAGAATTGGATTGGCCATGAGTTCCCTAGCCCAAGTTAAGTGTGCTCAAG GGAAGTCAGATGAAGCAATCAATTTGTATGAACATGCACTTCATGTCATGAAAGATTCCAATTACTTGTCGGCAGATGACAGCATCATGGAAAAGATGAGGGTAGATCTTGCTGAGTTGCTTCATGCTGTCGGGAG AGCACAAGAAGGCAGAGAATTATTAGAGGAATGCTTATTAATCACAGAGAGGCACAAAGGAAAAGGTCACCCCGGCTTAGTGACACACATGATAAATCTTGCAACTTCATATTCCCGATCGAAGAATTATGCAGAGGCCGAGCACTTGTTGAGAAGAAGTTTGGAAATAATGATAAAGCAGAAAGGAAGCGATGACCAGTCCGTCAGCTTTCCAATGTTGCAACTTGCAGTTACGCTTTACCACTTGAAACAAGATGAAGAAGCTGAGAAACTGGCACTGGATGCTTTGCGCATCCGTGAGAAGGCATTTGGAGAAGATTCTCTTCCAGTTG GGGAGGCTTTGGACTGTTTGGTGTCTATTCAAACTCGAGTTGGTAAAGATGAGAGCGAGTTAGTTGTGCTACTTAGAAGGATTCTAGGTATACAAGAGAAAGAATTTGGATACGAGAGTGAGGAAGTTTTGGTTACAGTGAAAAAGATTGTATTCTTGTTGGATAAACTAGGGAGAAGAGATGAAATGCTTCCCTTGCAGAGGAGGTTGTCTCTGCTTAGAAAGAAGTATAAGCAGATGATTCATCACTGA